In the Panthera tigris isolate Pti1 chromosome F3, P.tigris_Pti1_mat1.1, whole genome shotgun sequence genome, ttattttagaattcgtaacttaaaaacaataatatgtaGCAAGTTTATGAAATTTCACTGCAGTTAATTGTTTTGAAGAAATTTCCTTTAACAACCCATAAACAATAGCTGTgcttggatgcctgggtggctcagtcggttgagcatcagactcttgattttagctcatgtcatgatctcaaggtcacgGGATGGGGGCCTGCATAAGATTCTGCGTCTCTCCCTCTATTCCTACCCtctctggcttgctctctctctctctctaaaataaagaaaaaataaccagTATCTATGCTTTAGTTGGCAGTCCATTATATAAACACCTCCAATgtatgataattaaaataaaaattaatattaaaattaaaatactaaatattaaaaagaatggaaatattaaaactaataattaaaataactattttatggATATGTGATGGCAAATGAGCATTAATTACTACAAAAGTGAGTTCTGTCATAATGGAAATGATAGATTATAATTAGGAATTCTGAGCTACCATTCAGGCAGCAAGAtgaattttaatgcaaaatttcGAATTTACCTGATACACCAGTACTAAtagaagtgggttttttttggtttttaatttagataaaaatCCAAACAGTGGTTGGAAAAGCATCTCCTTGTTTAGAAGCATAAATGTGGATGTTTTCCATCAGCAAGTTATCAACCCATTCTGCTTCAACTTATGAAGCAAGTAAATGTCAACACTATTGgataaagtctttatttctctgtgtcaGAAACACAATGGATTTTGTTAGATAAATCATTTTATTGTTATCTGCCAGAAAATTATTGGAATAAGAATATAAACTACCTACCTTTTGGAATCAGCagttaaataaaaatctggaaaaaattcaaagtaatagCAATGTTTATGATGCAGGTAGTGTCCTTAAATGCCATGCTCTTGAACAATAAACAACCTGAACAACTGTCCTTCACTACTCTAGACGTTTATGTGGCCATTACAGTTAATACAGCACTCCTACTTGCATGCAAGTAACCTGTGTAGGAAACGGAGGAGAGTCTACGTGATCGTCAGACCTGTGTTTGGATGCTGGTCACTCTGTTTGCCATGAGCTTGGGCAATTCATTCACTACTCCCTAGGAATCCTTGGTCACCCCATTTACGAGTGAAGAGTAGTAACATCAGCCAAGAGGCTGACATTCTGATTTTCTTAGGAAATCAAATGTTAAGGCAATTGTTTGAGGCTTGCAAATAAGCCACTGTGCAAACTGAAAGCCTACAGATGGTCTTTAAGGCAACCTCCAACCAATAAATGGCCCTGTGACAAACCTCAAGAGCACACAGGGCTTCTATtctgagaaatgaaattttgcaaaaacaaccagaaaaacagTTAAAGCCCCAGAAATGGTGAGAATATTTACTTCAGAGGAAGCCAGGAGGAAGCTTGCTTGAACATCTTCCTCCTGTCTGTCCCTTGTCCCCTCTGCTGGCCCCACTTGATTTCAGCAGCATATCCGTAGCTGGCCTGGAAAAAAGGAATGTGTCCAGTCTTTCCtccattcatcaaacattttctgtagcctcctatgttccaggcactggcctatcctctgggaagaaaaatcaaatcagaCGTGCTCTCCGTCCATGCAGGGCTTCTGAAGTCTTGTTTGTGAACTGTCTTTTTTGCACCCTGTCCTCCCAggttctgtctcttcttccttccactaTCCTAGGTGACAGCTGCCCTTCATGCTCAGGTATCCAGTGCACCTTCTCTTTTCAATGATTTCAGTTATTCATTGTGGACAAAGGACTGCATGTTCCCACTTTGCCCGGCAGCACCTGGCACGTCCACAGTCCCAGTGCTGCCTAGACTTTGCCCATCGTCCAGCACCAGGATGCATGCCACCTCCTCCACGCCAACCTGCTTTCCTCACCCAATTTAGAACTGAATTGTCCTTCCTCTCTGATCCAATAGCCACTTGTTTGTACATCATTTTACCACTGACCACGCACCTGCTTTTTGTTACAGTGGTTGCAGCCAATGAATACCTCCcgagggatgggagggtggggttGGAAAGGCACTCTTTGAGCCCAGGGCCGTGTCCAATTCCTCTGTAACTCTGCTCAGAATTAACATGATCAAATCCTTCTGTTGGTGGCACTTTGCCATCAGGAGTCCATGGATGGCTcttagggtttatttatttaatatatttttaaatttttagatttttttaaaattaaaaaaaaatttttttttaacgtttatttatttttgagacagagagagacagagcatgagcaggggaggggcagagagagggagacacagaatctgaagcaggctccaggctccgagctgtcagcacagagcctgacacggggctcgaactcatcaactgcgagattatgacctgagccaaagtcagatgctcaacccactgagccacccaggcgccccagccaaaGGCTATTTAGAGTGAAATCTCATGAATAATATGGGTGGTCAATTGGGTAACACTACATTTTGGATTTTCTTAAGGTAACACTGACTTCTTAAAATGTGGATGGTAAATCTACCTTAATAACCATTCCCTAATTCTGCACATACATTTGGACATGTGCAAAATGATGTTCCGAATGCATCCCATAATTGTGCCATCATTTGAAGAGCAAAAATAGGAAACTATGTCAATGTCTACTACCAGAAGACCAGGTAACTAAATGGTGGGCATCCATGGAACAGAACACACGGCagctgaaaaaaagaatgaggaagttcTGTACATATTGATCATGAATTGACTCCAAGATGTATTAAGTGAAACAGCAAGAGGTAGAACAACGTGTGTAGTCTGGTATCACCTGCAGGGAAAAAACTGTTTTTCATGCGcgtgtctctgtgtctgtgcGTCTATGTGTTTGCTTATGTGCACACAAGGCATGCTCTAAACTGGAAATGCTCATTGcctccagggaggggaacaaGCCGACTGGGGCGAAGGGTGGAAAAGTAGCTTTTCAAAGACTCTCCTTTTGGAGCTTTTCCGTTCTAAGTGACATGAATGccacataataaaacaaaaacatttagaaaCCCCAAGCTAAAAAGATTACGATGTTCCCTCCTCCgttcaaaattaaagataaaaacatttccggggcgcctgggtggctcagtcggttgagtgtccgacttcggctcaggtcatcgtcccaccgttcatgagtttgagccccgtgtcaggctctgtgctgacagctcagagcctggagcctgcttcggattctctgtctccctctctctctgcccttcccctgctcaggctctgtctctctctgtctctcaaaaataaataaacattgaaaaaaaataaaacaataaaaacaattcctAACACTTCAAAAGGCTAGTCTCCAAAAAGGAGTCCTTAGTATTCCTCGAGTAGTATGACTGTGAGAAGAAATGTACAATGTGCAAGGGGACGTGTGCAAAGGGGACACTGGAAGGGGACACTGACATGCATTTGTGAAAAGAACTAGTTATTTTTGTAGTGGTGCCTTATTCTTGTCACCCTTGCCCCGTTTCACAAATAGGGAAATGGAGTCCAGGCAGGCGAAGTGACTCATCCGTGTTACCTGGACTCTTGGTTCCAAGTCTTGCCTCGTTAGGGGATTTCCTGTCTGCTCCTGCGGATGtcgtggtgggtgggggagacagaagggGGACAGATACTCTTTCATCGGGTCTTAAACATACCTTTACCCTCACTTCACACCCTGAACGGGGGCTGGAGGCCAAGCGGGAGGTAAGTGCCTGTGATGGCCCCTGTGGGCCACATCTCCCTCACTCTTCCCCGGGCTGCCTTCAGCCTCCTGGACTCTGCTCTTGGTGTGTGGTGGGCATAGCGCCCCTTTTTCTAGGATTGACATTACCCACTTGATCCCCTACTTCATTACACTTTATCACCACTTTATCACACAATTTGGTTCAGGGTTCGGGGTGACTTTGGGCTGTTTCAAATCAACTTCCCTTTCAAAGGATAAAGATCTGCCATCAACTAAGGGATGCTGAAGTTCGTGGTGGAGGCTCGCCATGATTTGGACAGAGGTTGAGCGGCCCTGGGCGGGGTGCTATAAAGGAGTCTTtcacatttgttcattcattcgacAATTACACAAGGAAGCTATCCATTGcgtaggcactgttctaggtgctggggatataggGATGATGAAAGCGGGTAAGTTTCTGTCCTTGTGGAGCTTATGTTCTTGTGATGAGAGACAGACAATagtaaaaaatatctatatatgaTAGAGGTAAATTCATACACTAGTAGATGAGAGGTGATGTGGCAGAGAGGCTGGGGGCGTCCACTTCGGACCATGTGCTTGGAGAAAGCCTATCTGAAGATGcttttcttagggaaaaaatgctatttcaatgtttaaaaaaaatatttatttttgagagagagcgagaaagtgAATGtgcacgcatgagtgggggaggggcagagagagagggagagagaaaatctcaagcaggctttgcgctgtcagctcagaccctgacacggggctcgatctcatgaactatgagatcatggcttgagctgaaatcaagagttggatgcccaaccaaggCACCCCTGCAATACTTTTTGAGGTCTTCCCCTCCAGTGCCAAGATGCTAACGTTCTCTTCGCCCAACAGGCTCCCGTGGTGGAATGAGAAAGGTAGACAAGAGGGGTGCCAGTTCcctggggttctgtctctcccagcTGCTGCTAGATGCCTCTGAGAAGCTCTGTTTCCAGGTAAGGAGACCACCTGTCCTAAGACCCACAGGACCTGGAACAGGAACCGGAGGAGTGGACTCCCTGGTGACATGAATTGGACCAACTGTAGGTTCCAGGACTCCAGAGTCAGCAGCGATGCCTTCCTGAACAACCCTTCACCATTGCTCTGCTCGGGTAAGACCAGCTGAAAACCAGCCCTAGGCCAAGTGGCTATGACTTACTGTTAAGTAATAGTCTGACCACTGAGTTCTCAACCCTGTGGGGTTGGTAGTCTTACTAtgttcatttcacagatgaagaaaattaggcgcagagaggttaagtgactctctaagatcacacagttaaGAAGTGCCTGAGACCCAAGTCACTGGATTCTAAAGCTCAGGCTCTTTCATGATATCATCCTTCATGCTTGTTCTCCTCACTCCCACTGACCCTCCTTGCCTTCCTAACCCTGGAGGGACACCCTCATGCTGTCTGTCCTCCTTGCTATAAACAGGTGTGTCCTAtcccagccagccaccccccacTGGTGCCCCAGGCTCCCCTTTCATTGTTCTGGGCTTATGTGTGACATCTCACTCCCCACCCCGGTCTCCCACACATCAAGCCCTGTGACTTGGTTCCTCATCTTGGGTGTTGGTGACATGGGCACTGGGAAGATCTGGTTTCCAAGTCCCCTCCCTACCCCTCACTCGGAAGGTGGGCAGGAGTTTGTCAAAGAAAACCTTGGTGAGGTCAGCTATTTTATTTAGaaggaggacagaaagaaaggcagacGGCAAATGGACCATTAAGGTGCCTGACACAATTCTATCTGACCTTAATGTCCCGAGTGGTCATGATTCTTGGTGTGCCTCCTCCTAGATGCTATTTGTCATCATGCATGTTAGGTTGCCCCAGTGACCCCCTATGTTCCCTTCACCCAACCTGAGCAACAATCTCTGCATCTGGGTGTCTGATAAGCCAGCTCCCAAGACGTGTCTGGAGAGGTGCTACCTGCCATAGGGGCTGAATTGTGTAGCCCCACTttatgggggaaaggaagagggaggagcctGAGTGCAGATAAAGAGAACTTTGGGTTTGGGGTCGGAAACATAGGCTCATGGCTCCAGCACTTGTGTGGGGCAAGTGGTTTGTCCTGAAGCTTCTCACCTGCACAGTGGGAGGGTTTGACTAGGTATGTTTTAAGATTCCTTCTAACTCTGAGAACACAGGCACAGtctgtgggggatgggctggtgTCTTCATCCTTTGGTGCTGGAGAAATGTTTTCACAGTGTGGAGAATAGCACAGCCATCTGCCACCAGTCTGGACAAGCTCTTACACCTGCCGCCTCTGCCCAGTATCAGCCCAACTCTCCAGGGTCCTGACCGCTTCCAACCCCACCACATGCCCCACTCTGGATACCACTCACCCGTGTCATTccggttactttttttttttcctggacatcCTGCCATATCGGGTATCGGTCAGCCCTTTGTAAGAATGGGAGAACTTGGGAGTGAAATGACCACACGAAGACAGCAGAGCAGAGCATTCATAAACACGCAATTTAAAGTCAGAGAGATGTGAGTTCAAGTCtgaactctgccacttactagctctagGACCTTGAGCAAGTCTGATCTCCGTCTGAGTTTGTTTCTTTACTGCCAGATGGGAATAATAATTGTGCCTATTTTATTGTCTATTtatgacaattaaatgagataatgaatatgCCTGATGTATGTTAAGTCCCCAATAAATGGTAACTAATATTACATTTATATCCTGTAAAGCTCATTCACATGTGTGCTGAGCCTGTTTGGACTGCTATGAAAAATGCCCATTGACTGAGTGGCttctaagcaacagaaatttatttcttatagttctagATGCTGGTAGATCCAAGATTAAAGCACTGGCacattcagtgtctggtgagagcccacatCCTGGCTCatagacagctgtcttctcactgtgtcctcacatggtagaggGGGTCAGGGGGGATCTACggggtctctttttttttttttttaacgtttatttatttttgagacagagagagagacacagcatgaacgggggaggggcagagagagggagacacagaatcggaagcaagctccaggctctgagccatcagcccagagcccgacgcggggctcgaactcgcggactgcgagatcgtgacctgagctgaagtcggacgtttaaccgactgagccacccaggcgccccctacggGGTCTCTTTTAtcagggcactaatcctattcatgagggctctaccctcatgacctactACCTCCCAAAGGACCCATTTCCTAATACCTTCACGTTGGGGGCTAGGATTTAACATACGAATTTCAGCAGGAGACATTCAGTCAAGAGCATGTGTGTAAAAATTACTCTCAGATTTCCTTTCTacttcctttctgcccctttctgtaGAGAACCTCACGACGCTGAAGCCAGAGATCAAACCTGATGAGCTCAGCAGGTAGTTGAGAGGAGAGCTGGACCTACGGATGAGAAGTGTCGGGGGCTGTGGGAAGCAGTCTGCTTGGCCCAGAAGGGGGATGGGTGTGACTGGGACCATGGCTCTGGAGGtcggggcagaggagagaggctcAAAATGGAGGCAGGAGGTGGGTTTTGGGGAAGTGGGAGCCCAGAGGTGGAAGAGCTCCTGTAGGAGTAGGGAGGCCCCAGGACAATTCTGTGGATGGTCACCAAAGCTGGCCGAGGCGGGTGGAGCGTCCTCATTTCTCTGGTTTGCTTCCCTCAGTTTGGGCACAGCAGCCACAGTCATTTCTGGCTCCGTTGGTGTGGTGGCTCTCATCTTGCTCCTGGTGGGTCTCTTGTCCATGACCCTGAAGAAATGGAGACATGAGAGTGAGTTGGGCAAGCTGGCCCTGGACCCGAGAATGAAGAGATGGGGAAaactgggggtggagaggagggtggCTTTCCTGTGGGGCAGCCTCAGGGACGGGAGGAGTGGGTGAGCTATGGTGTCTGTTCTCCAGAGCCGCCAGACGCTGTGCATAGAGCGACAGATTTATTTATGGTACAAATTATTTATGCTGAaagccatatatatgtatagtttataTGCAGcaactaaaagaaatattaatgctACACAATCTCAGCTAAATAATAACTCAAGTTATAAAGTGCGCCAGTGGGGCTCACTCTCCCATCTCATCTTGGGCATCTAGCTTCCTCTAAGGGGCTCAATGGGTTCAATACAGTgaattttgcatttcaaaagtTTAAGCCTAAGGCCAGTAATCAACCAAGTGAAGAAGGTTACTATGCCCACTCAAGCTGACTCTGAATCTATTAATTTTTCTAGGGCTATTTAAGAAACAACTGAGGCACCAGACCAACTTTCTCCATAAAACTTCGGTAAGGAAATAGTCATTGTACCTAAAGGAACTTCCAGTCCCTTCTGCCATGATTTGATGCTGTTTCCGAAGTAGACCCCATATCAGAGGTGATGGGGATGAGGCAGAGAACAGccctaaaagaaatgtttttttaagatcGAGGGAAATCCAAGTCTTGCACAAGAACCCAGTATTTCATTGCTATCCTACAGGGGGCCCAGTAGCTGGTATTATCTATGGACGTCTCTAGTGCTTAGTTATCTGTCTGTAACTGGGGTCCTGTCTCTGAAGGAGTTTTCCTGCCACGCTGATGCCATATATTCCAATGTGATCAACCTGACTCCCTGGAAAGAGGATGACTTCGCTGTCTATGCCAACGTGCCCCCTTTCGATCGGCCCAGGAAGACATCACCAGACCAAGTGGAATATGCCTCCATTGTATTCCACTGATGGGAAGCCAATGAGATGCCTCAGGCTGAGAGTCAAACCTATGCCccagctggtgtgtgtgtgtgtgtgtgtgtgtgtgtgtgtgtctagttagaaaaatgcattaaaacattCTAATGACGGTAAATGGCTGCGTATTCTTCTAATTGATTGGAAAGAAAGTGCAGTTCTAATGGAAAGGAGTGGCATATGAGAGACAGGACATGTCGGTCTgagccaccccagccccagaAGCTGGTTCCTGAGACAGATCGGCCCACAAAGAAGTCCTTTCTAGTTCTCACCCCTCCCGAGGCTAGGTGAGGAGGAGGGTTCATGCTATTCAGGGCTCTGCTTCTCGGTTGTGTCTCTCCTATTCTGCCTTATCAAGAATTAGAACCCTGCCCCTGACGCGTGAAGAGCTGCTGACCTTGTACGTCTGCCTGACGGAACTGCTGGGCAATATAGCAAGTGGGGGgcggtggtgggaggggcagcagggacaCGTGAGGCGCTTCTGACTGAGGGAGCAAGACCTGGTGAGCGCCCGCAGGCACGGAGGGCCACCCGGGGAAGGAGCGCCTAGCCAAAGTGGGCTACCTATCGCCACTAACCAGGGACCGCTCTTGTGGGAACTTTGGAAGATGTCTGGAATCACAACGGAGTCaccccttcttttctttatttaaaaacgtGTGTTAAACATCACCATGTTCTAGACTCTGGGAATACAGCCGTGAACCCAAGGGACAAAACCTCACCCCCATAGAGCTTACCTTCTCCAAGGGGGAAACAGTCAACGGACAGACAGGCAAATACACAGACAGGCAGGTGATGGCATGTGCTACGGagcaaaataaagcaaatcaGGGAATGTAGGGAAGAACAAGCGGGGGCGGGGTGCTGTTTTGCATCGGacggtcagggaaggcctccccGTCACTCGCCCTAAATGCAGAGGGGGTAAATAGGGAAGAGCAttctgggcagaaggaagagcaaatgcaaaggccctgaggtggaagtATGCCTTGCATGGTCAAAGAGGAGCGAGGCGGTGCGTGTgtctggaggggaagggaagtgacGTGAGGAGATGAGGGGTGTGTAACAAATCAGCACCTGGGTTTGGGAATCAGGTGTCCAAGGTAGCACTTGCCACAGCATGTTCCATGGAGTGTTAGGTTCATAACAGCAGCCTGGTTTGGGGCGGGGGGATTGTGCCTCTGGCTGCACCACTCTACACTCTGTTGCTCTTCTCTATTAATCTCCAGCGTTCTCCTCACTTACAGGGGACCCCAGAACCTCAGGCCTTGTCTTCACTCCACCCTAACCTTGTCATCACCCAAGACAATGTCAGTGGTCAGGTAGCCAGTTCCCCAGCTGTGTCCTAGTTAGGGGAGACATTAATGGATGTAGGGATGGAGAGATTAAATGGATCTGTGACCAAATGAGTTTGGCTAATGATGAATAAGCAAAgaacaatggagaaaaagaaattttcccTTAAGACCAAAGCTGATGGAAGCCACTGCTCGTCTTCTAAGGAGGCTGGCTGGGCTCATGTCAATAACATCATACTCTATGGCTCCATTGCATTCATAGGGactgaggagaggaagagaaggaagcacTAACGTTTCCAACCCTCTGCCACCTTTTCTGTGTCAATCAAGGGCAAGTCCAGGAGTAGACAGCCCTTTGTGTTAGCAGAGATGTATGGTTATCCCGTGCCCTGGTTTGCCAGGGAGTTTCCCCCCTGCACACCTGTTGTCCCAGCGACGTTATTATGAGACTGCCTTTCACTCGAAAGTGTCATAGTTTGGCTTTTGACTCTTGGCTCGGAGGAGGCAAAAGTTCAACTGTCTTCGGTCACCCCAAATCCGGGTCCATCTGACACCAGCCCCCTCCACCAGGCCGCCTAAGTTTGACCCCAAGGAAATCAAAGTCCTATACCTGAGGTGCACCGGTGCCAACGTCGGTGCCACATCTGCCCTGGCCCCGAAGATCGGCCCACGGGGTCTGTCTCCAAAAAAGGTTGCCAAGGCAACTGATGATCGGAAGGGTCTGAGGATTACATTGAAACTGACCGTTCAGAACCGACAGGCCCCGGTTAAAGTGGcaccttctgcctctgccctggtTATCAAAGCCCTCAAGGAAcccctgagagacagaaagaagcagaaaaacattgAGCACAGTGGATATATCACCTTTGATGAGATTGTCAACATTGCCTGATAGAGGCAGCACCGATCGTTAGCCAGAGAACTCTCTGGAACCATTAAAGAGATCCTGGGGACTGCCCAATCTGTGGGCTGCAGCGTTGATGGCCGCCACCCTCATGACATCATAGATGACCTCAATAGTGGTTCAGCGGAATGTCCAGCTGGTTAAGAATTACAAAGGAAACTGTTTCAATAAAGGATCgtttgacaataaaaaataaaagtgtcataATTTGCATGGTAAAGTGTGTGGTCATCCATTAACAAGACTTTGAGGGTGCAAAGGTAGGTCTCAGGCCAAGTAAGGAGGGGAAAGTGAGGATGCCTTATACAATAAAATGAGAaggagttgggtgggggtggaggaggctgTGTTGGGGGATAACAAGGAAAATTTTGAGGGGAAGAGGGGCTAAAATCACATAAAAGATTTTTACCGGCGCAAACCTCAGTAAAGCCTGCTTAATACAGCAGTGCCCAATGTGGGTAttttggggaaggagaaaggggactGAAATCCACATCTTGGTCAGCATAGAGCGCGAATAAGAAGGAAGTGGTCAAAGGTGCTATATGAATGAGTTGGACAATTCGGGGAGGGGCTGAATTCAGCTGGAAGTGAGTACAGGAACACAAACCCTCTGGAAATTCTCGGAAATCTCAGGGAGGGCCCCAGAGTTTCCAACAGCTAGAATAGTGAGCCAATGGTATTTAAATCTTAATGGATAGACTGACCTCCACATAAATCTGAGATGTAAAATTTAAACAGGTCTCTTTATGGCAAGACTTCTCGGAGCCTCCAATATGTAATGTGCTTGGTGAAGAGCTATGTGGTATCCTTTAAACCCTTCATATCCC is a window encoding:
- the LOC102961470 gene encoding LOW QUALITY PROTEIN: 60S ribosomal protein L12-like (The sequence of the model RefSeq protein was modified relative to this genomic sequence to represent the inferred CDS: substituted 2 bases at 2 genomic stop codons); translated protein: RRQKFNCLRSPQIRVHLTPAPSTRPPKFDPKEIKVLYLRCTGANVGATSALAPKIGPRGLSPKKVAKATDDRKGLRITLKLTVQNRQAPVKVAPSASALVIKALKEPLRDRKKQKNIEHSGYITFDEIVNIAXXRQHRSLARELSGTIKEILGTAQSVGCSVDGRHPHDIIDDLNSGSAECPAG